A portion of the Cololabis saira isolate AMF1-May2022 chromosome 17, fColSai1.1, whole genome shotgun sequence genome contains these proteins:
- the ppa1b gene encoding inorganic pyrophosphatase: MSFTVEERGNPNSLNYRLFFKNAEGKYISPFHDIPMYADESQTIFNMVVEVPRWTNAKMEIATKDILNPIKQDVKKGKLRYVANVFPHKGYIWNYGAIPQTWEDPAHKDGDTDCCGDNDPIDVCEIGTRVCTRGDVIKVKVLGVLAMIDEGETDWKVIAIDVEDPEAKDFNNISDVQRLRPGYLEATVDWFRRYKVPDGKPENQFAFNGEFKDKEFAIEVIKSTHSFWKALISQKANAGELNCKNTCVSEGESPYCCSADEAKAAVGGTCPCGKEESVPSSVDKWFYYERK, from the exons CTATCGCTTATTTTTCA AAAATGCTGAGGGAAAGtacatctctccgttccatgaCATACCAATGTATGCCGATGAGAGTCAG aCTATCTTTAACATGGTTGTTGAGGTACCAAGATGGACAAATGCAAAAATGGAG ATAGCTACAAAAGACATCTTGAATCCAATAAAGCAAGATGTGAAGAAGGGCAAGCTGCGGTACGTTGCCAATGTTTTCCCACATAAAGGCTACATTTGGAACTACGGAGCCATTCCCCAG ACGTGGGAAGATCCAGCTCATAAAGATGGAGACACTGACTGCTGTGGTGACAACGACCCTATTGATGTCTGTGAAATCGGCACTAGG GTCTGCACACGTGGAGACGTcatcaaagtaaaagtactcgGAGTGTTGGCCATGATTGATGAGGGTGAGACCGATTGGAAAGTGATTGCAATCGACGTAGAGGACCCTGAAGCCAAGGACTTCAACA ACATCAGTGACGTCCAACGCCTGAGACCCGGTTATCTCGAGGCCACGGTCGACTGGTTCAGGAGGTACAAGGTGCCAGACGggaaaccagagaaccagtttGCTTTCAACGGGGAGTTCAAAGACAAG GAATTTGCCATTGAAGTAATCAAGAGCACTCACAGCTTCTGGAAAGCTCTCATTTCCCAGAAGGCTAATGCTGGTGAACTCAACTG CAAAAACACATGCGTCTCAGAGGGTGAAAGCCCATACTGCTGCTCGGCAGATGAGGCCAAAGCTGCTGTTGGTGGG ACTTGTCCTTGTGGAAAGGAAGAGTCCGTTCCCTCATCAG TTGATAAATGGTTCTACTACGAGAGGAAGTGA